A genomic segment from Tuwongella immobilis encodes:
- a CDS encoding SPFH domain-containing protein: MEYLIGFGIFTFLFLILGPFVIVQQQTVKPIQRFGQFKRFAHPGLNFKWPIIENAAGTITLRIQQLNIKAETKTEDNVFVHVHVAVQFKVVESKVYEAFYQLADAEVQIRSFVFDVVRARVPKIKLDDLFEKKDEIANAVRDELAHQMNEFGYAIVKALVTDVEPDQKVKEAMNEINAAQRMRVAATEKGEAERILKVKAAEAEAQSKALQGKGIADQRRAIVDGLRDSVDEFQRSVPGATAHDVMNLVLMTQYFDTLKEIGATSATNTILIPHSPGALSDLADQMRNAMITAEQVTKATEDKPVHPKNS, from the coding sequence ATGGAATACCTCATCGGTTTCGGGATATTCACGTTTCTGTTTCTGATTCTTGGCCCGTTTGTGATTGTTCAACAGCAAACGGTGAAACCGATTCAGCGCTTCGGGCAGTTCAAGCGATTTGCGCATCCGGGTTTGAATTTCAAGTGGCCGATCATCGAGAACGCGGCCGGAACGATCACCCTGCGCATTCAACAGCTCAACATCAAAGCAGAAACCAAGACCGAAGATAACGTCTTCGTGCATGTGCATGTGGCGGTGCAATTCAAAGTCGTGGAAAGCAAAGTCTACGAAGCGTTCTATCAACTCGCCGATGCGGAAGTGCAAATTCGCTCGTTCGTGTTCGATGTCGTGCGTGCCCGCGTGCCGAAGATCAAACTCGACGATTTGTTCGAAAAGAAGGACGAAATCGCCAACGCCGTCCGCGACGAATTGGCGCATCAGATGAACGAGTTTGGCTACGCGATCGTGAAAGCCCTGGTGACGGACGTGGAGCCGGATCAGAAGGTCAAGGAAGCGATGAACGAAATTAACGCTGCCCAACGGATGCGGGTCGCGGCGACGGAGAAGGGCGAAGCCGAGCGGATTCTGAAGGTGAAGGCAGCCGAAGCCGAGGCCCAATCCAAGGCATTGCAAGGGAAGGGGATTGCCGATCAACGTCGGGCCATCGTCGATGGGCTGCGGGATTCGGTCGATGAATTTCAACGCAGCGTGCCCGGCGCGACGGCGCATGATGTGATGAATCTGGTGCTGATGACCCAATACTTTGACACGCTCAAAGAAATTGGAGCCACCTCGGCGACCAACACGATTCTGATCCCGCACTCGCCCGGCGCGCTGTCGGATCTGGCCGACCAAATGCGGAACGCGATGATTACCGCCGAACAAGTGACGAAAGCGACCGAAGACAAGCCGGTCCATCCGAAGAACTCGTAA
- a CDS encoding 4Fe-4S dicluster domain-containing protein — translation MPHVVTKPCYDCKYTDCCVVCPVECFYQDESMLYIDPTDCIDCEACVPECPVEAIYGSDNVPGDWQEFVQLNADRTAALKKGNDAHITEKQDPKEGPSCSKS, via the coding sequence ATGCCGCACGTCGTTACCAAGCCTTGCTACGACTGCAAGTACACCGATTGCTGTGTGGTTTGCCCGGTGGAATGCTTCTACCAAGACGAGAGCATGCTTTACATCGATCCGACGGATTGTATCGATTGTGAAGCCTGTGTTCCGGAATGCCCGGTAGAAGCGATTTACGGCTCGGATAACGTCCCGGGTGACTGGCAGGAATTCGTCCAGCTCAACGCGGATCGCACCGCTGCTCTGAAGAAGGGCAACGACGCTCATATTACCGAGAAGCAAGACCCCAAGGAAGGCCCGAGCTGCTCCAAGAGCTAA
- a CDS encoding NYN domain-containing protein produces MLFLIDGYNLMHAMGYVSPKMNGTRFQHARESFLGYLDEMQPKQVEFLVIFDGTKQSRRSQELRHGRIRVQFSHGEFADDTIESHLQRYHRSMNWTLVSNDTRLHESARRRDCRFWGHEAFLDWLIAAQAIAGSQTIIQTISTPVNTLKPETVPEHELEHWLKAFEMPVSPRRN; encoded by the coding sequence ATGTTATTTCTCATCGATGGCTACAATCTCATGCACGCCATGGGATACGTGTCTCCCAAAATGAACGGGACACGCTTCCAACATGCCCGCGAATCCTTTTTGGGCTACCTCGATGAGATGCAACCGAAGCAAGTCGAATTCCTGGTGATCTTCGACGGCACCAAGCAATCACGCCGCAGCCAAGAATTGCGACATGGTCGGATTCGCGTGCAATTTTCCCACGGGGAATTCGCCGATGATACCATCGAATCGCATCTGCAACGCTATCATCGTTCGATGAATTGGACATTGGTGTCCAATGACACCCGTCTGCATGAATCCGCACGCCGTCGGGATTGTCGCTTTTGGGGCCACGAGGCGTTTCTGGATTGGTTGATTGCCGCGCAGGCGATTGCCGGAAGTCAGACGATCATCCAGACGATCTCGACGCCGGTGAACACCCTGAAGCCGGAGACGGTGCCCGAACACGAACTGGAGCATTGGCTGAAAGCCTTTGAAATGCCCGTCTCGCCGCGACGGAATTAG
- the priA gene encoding replication restart helicase PriA, whose product MDAEEIPAPEAHWFAEIVFDRPVDQPYTYSVPVELEPQIAVGKRVEVPFGRGDRTTIGFCVQLSQVKPVHPTKPILKVLDDEILLTAELLRLTRWMADYYLCSWGQVLQAVLPAGVREQAGMRTEYKLEAIPAVELPDHIASLTPKQTAIVKFLRRQTEPIHYREVMRQTKSTIGPINTLLSKGLVRKVMQKVDRELDSPGSTTRVPPPVLSGDQAAVWAELEAALRNPGYQAFLLHGVTGSGKTEVYLRAIEEVIRQGKEAIVLVPEISLTPQTIERFRGRCDSIAVLHSSQTDAERGIHWRRVAAGQVQVVVGARSAIFAPTRKLGLILIDEEHETSFKQESTPRYHARDVAVMRARLENIPIVMGSATPALESWQNAQRGNYRTLSLPNRVMNLPMPPVVLVDLRHENRNNRNAGAISETLEREMRNALQAGGQVMLLLNRRGFSTYVTCPTCGYVANCENCDLALTFHKHRSTMVCHHCGYEANPISLCPKCSKLTIRYQGHGTEKLHEEIQQKFPDRIVQRMDSDTMTKPGSHERVLDAFRNGLIHILLGTQMIAKGLDFPNVTLVGVINADVGLHLPDFRSAERTFQLLAQVAGRAGRGPKGGKVLVQTYTPEHPGISLAAQHDYLRFAQEELAQRQIHQYPPFQRIARIIIRSERQEAAETFAARLSGAFREAERISVMQGEAIPVRVLGPAEAPVFRLNGFYRYHFQIQSPSPGRLHQVIREVMTVMKAPGNVEFVLDIDPYSML is encoded by the coding sequence ATGGATGCGGAAGAGATTCCGGCCCCCGAAGCGCATTGGTTCGCCGAGATTGTCTTCGATCGGCCGGTCGATCAACCTTACACCTATTCGGTTCCCGTGGAGCTGGAGCCGCAAATCGCGGTCGGCAAACGGGTTGAGGTGCCGTTCGGTCGGGGCGATCGCACGACCATCGGCTTTTGTGTGCAACTCTCGCAGGTCAAGCCGGTCCACCCCACCAAGCCGATTTTGAAAGTGCTGGATGATGAGATTCTGCTTACGGCGGAACTGTTGCGACTCACCCGCTGGATGGCCGACTATTACCTGTGCAGTTGGGGCCAAGTGCTGCAAGCGGTTCTGCCCGCTGGAGTTCGGGAACAAGCGGGGATGCGCACCGAGTACAAACTCGAGGCGATTCCGGCCGTGGAACTCCCTGATCACATCGCCAGTCTCACCCCCAAACAGACGGCCATCGTCAAATTCCTGCGTCGCCAAACCGAGCCGATCCATTACCGCGAGGTGATGCGTCAGACCAAATCGACCATCGGCCCGATCAATACCCTGCTGAGCAAGGGGTTGGTTCGCAAGGTGATGCAGAAAGTCGACCGCGAACTCGATTCCCCGGGCAGCACGACCCGCGTGCCTCCGCCGGTTCTCAGTGGCGATCAAGCGGCTGTCTGGGCAGAGTTGGAAGCCGCGCTTCGCAATCCCGGCTATCAGGCATTCTTACTGCACGGCGTCACCGGGTCGGGCAAGACCGAAGTCTACCTCCGCGCCATCGAGGAAGTCATTCGCCAGGGCAAAGAGGCGATTGTTCTGGTGCCGGAAATTTCGCTCACGCCGCAGACCATCGAACGATTTCGGGGGCGATGCGATTCGATTGCCGTCTTGCACAGCAGTCAGACTGATGCCGAACGTGGAATTCACTGGCGGCGGGTGGCGGCGGGTCAGGTGCAAGTCGTGGTGGGGGCACGCTCGGCGATTTTCGCGCCGACGCGAAAACTCGGGCTGATCCTCATCGACGAAGAGCATGAGACCAGCTTCAAACAAGAATCGACGCCGCGCTACCATGCCCGCGATGTGGCGGTGATGCGGGCACGCTTAGAGAATATTCCGATCGTCATGGGGTCGGCAACGCCCGCGCTCGAGAGTTGGCAGAATGCCCAACGGGGAAATTACCGCACACTTAGCCTGCCGAATCGGGTGATGAATCTGCCGATGCCGCCGGTGGTGCTGGTCGATTTGCGGCACGAAAATCGGAATAATCGAAACGCTGGGGCGATTAGCGAAACGCTGGAACGCGAGATGCGAAATGCCCTCCAAGCCGGTGGGCAAGTGATGCTCTTGCTCAATCGGCGTGGGTTCTCCACCTATGTGACCTGTCCCACCTGCGGATATGTGGCCAACTGTGAGAATTGCGATCTGGCGCTGACGTTTCACAAGCATCGCTCCACGATGGTCTGCCACCATTGCGGGTATGAAGCGAATCCGATTTCGCTCTGCCCCAAATGCTCAAAGCTGACAATTCGCTATCAGGGGCACGGGACCGAGAAGCTGCACGAGGAGATTCAACAGAAATTCCCGGATCGCATCGTGCAACGAATGGATAGCGATACGATGACCAAGCCGGGATCGCACGAACGGGTGCTCGATGCGTTCCGAAATGGGTTGATTCACATTCTGCTTGGCACACAAATGATCGCCAAGGGGTTGGACTTCCCCAACGTGACGTTGGTGGGGGTGATCAACGCGGATGTCGGACTGCATCTTCCCGACTTTCGTTCCGCCGAACGGACATTCCAACTCTTGGCCCAAGTCGCCGGTCGCGCGGGTCGCGGTCCGAAGGGTGGCAAGGTGCTGGTGCAGACCTACACGCCGGAACATCCGGGCATTTCGCTCGCCGCGCAGCACGATTATTTGCGATTTGCTCAAGAAGAACTGGCCCAACGGCAGATTCATCAATATCCGCCGTTTCAACGGATCGCGCGGATCATCATCCGAAGCGAACGCCAGGAGGCTGCGGAGACATTTGCCGCACGATTATCCGGTGCATTCCGAGAAGCGGAGCGCATTTCGGTGATGCAAGGCGAGGCGATTCCGGTTCGAGTTCTCGGACCTGCCGAAGCGCCGGTCTTCCGACTGAATGGGTTTTACCGGTATCATTTTCAGATTCAATCGCCCAGCCCTGGTCGATTGCATCAAGTGATCCGCGAGGTGATGACGGTGATGAAAGCGCCGGGCAATGTCGAATTTGTGCTGGATATCGACCCATATTCCATGCTCTGA
- a CDS encoding nucleotide exchange factor GrpE, with protein sequence MNTPNEPTDPNQIPVDAPVDETTIPVEPSMADLMQAKLTQTEQQRDEYLRMLKEKQAEFENYQKRAARDRDLERQYAQMPLARNLLPVFDNLERAVQAAKQAGDTGPLIQGVQATLLQWLDLFKRFGIHRMEPVGQPFNPNHHEAIMQQPSAEHPAGTVLMVVQSGFTIHDRVLRPAHVIISVAAPTPTE encoded by the coding sequence GTGAATACCCCTAACGAGCCGACTGATCCCAATCAGATCCCCGTCGATGCGCCGGTGGATGAAACCACGATTCCGGTGGAACCCTCAATGGCCGATCTGATGCAAGCCAAGCTGACACAAACCGAGCAACAGCGTGACGAATATCTGCGCATGCTGAAAGAAAAGCAGGCCGAATTCGAAAACTATCAAAAGCGCGCGGCTCGGGATCGCGATCTGGAACGGCAATACGCTCAGATGCCATTGGCGCGGAATCTGCTGCCGGTCTTCGATAATCTGGAGCGTGCGGTTCAGGCCGCCAAACAAGCAGGCGATACCGGTCCATTGATTCAAGGGGTGCAAGCGACGCTCCTGCAATGGCTCGATTTGTTCAAGCGCTTCGGAATTCATCGGATGGAACCCGTGGGTCAGCCGTTCAATCCCAACCACCATGAAGCGATCATGCAGCAACCATCTGCCGAACATCCGGCAGGAACGGTATTGATGGTGGTTCAATCGGGATTCACGATTCATGACCGCGTGCTGCGGCCCGCGCATGTGATTATCTCTGTTGCGGCCCCGACTCCGACCGAGTGA
- the dnaJ gene encoding molecular chaperone DnaJ, which produces MATKRDFYTVLGITREATTVEIEKAFKRLAREHHPDRNIGDPEAEVRFKEVSEAYEVLRDTDKRARYDRYGHAGLEGGDSYGPAGANLNDLFGDILGSFFGGGGRQRSGPRPGRDLQELVDLTLEEAYTGVKRSVTVKRAEFCKTCDGTGAKPGSKRVNCQRCGGKGAVLIQQGFFQVQQTCRACDGRGTIVSDPCTGCRGNGKVVADRTLDVDIPPGVETGNRIRLRGEGEVGDPGAGRGDLELVLRVADHPDFIRDGQNLVTEVPITFSQAALGAEIEIPTLTSKMTLTIPKGIQSHQVLRITGLGMPNVRGGRKGDLLVQVKIETPQTLTKRQEELLRELAEIEHANVSPARESFLQRLKNFFIPNESTPEKPSDS; this is translated from the coding sequence ATGGCCACCAAACGCGACTTCTACACCGTACTCGGCATCACGCGCGAAGCGACCACCGTTGAAATCGAAAAGGCGTTCAAACGTCTCGCGCGGGAACATCATCCCGATCGCAACATTGGCGATCCCGAGGCCGAAGTGCGCTTCAAAGAAGTTAGCGAAGCCTACGAAGTGCTGCGCGATACCGACAAGCGCGCACGCTACGACCGCTACGGTCACGCTGGCCTGGAAGGTGGCGACAGCTACGGCCCTGCCGGGGCCAACCTCAACGATCTATTCGGCGATATTCTCGGCAGTTTCTTCGGTGGCGGCGGTCGGCAACGCAGTGGTCCCCGACCCGGCCGCGATCTGCAAGAACTTGTCGATCTCACCTTGGAAGAAGCCTACACGGGCGTGAAACGCAGCGTCACCGTGAAGCGTGCCGAATTCTGCAAGACCTGCGATGGAACTGGGGCGAAGCCGGGCAGCAAGCGCGTCAATTGCCAGCGATGTGGCGGCAAAGGTGCGGTGCTGATCCAACAGGGATTCTTCCAAGTCCAACAAACTTGCCGCGCTTGCGATGGTCGCGGCACGATTGTCTCCGATCCCTGCACGGGTTGTCGGGGCAATGGGAAAGTCGTGGCGGATCGCACCTTGGATGTGGATATTCCGCCGGGCGTGGAGACCGGCAACCGAATCCGGCTCCGCGGCGAAGGTGAAGTCGGCGATCCAGGAGCGGGTCGCGGCGATCTGGAATTGGTGCTTCGCGTCGCGGATCATCCCGATTTCATTCGCGATGGTCAAAATCTGGTCACCGAAGTGCCAATCACCTTCAGCCAAGCTGCACTGGGAGCGGAGATTGAGATTCCGACGCTCACCAGCAAGATGACGCTGACCATTCCCAAGGGCATTCAATCGCACCAGGTGCTTCGCATTACGGGCCTGGGAATGCCGAACGTCCGCGGCGGACGAAAAGGTGATTTGTTAGTGCAAGTGAAAATTGAAACGCCGCAAACACTGACCAAACGCCAAGAAGAATTGCTCCGCGAATTGGCCGAGATTGAGCACGCGAACGTCTCCCCGGCCCGCGAGAGTTTTCTGCAACGGTTGAAGAATTTCTTCATTCCGAATGAATCGACGCCTGAAAAACCGAGTGACTCCTGA
- a CDS encoding DNA gyrase inhibitor YacG, translating into MPSTECPICQAAMPGNSLDWPDYPFCSKRCRTIDLGRWLDEAYRVPRSNDHDEADSAPHPEDYDE; encoded by the coding sequence ATGCCATCCACCGAATGTCCGATTTGCCAGGCTGCCATGCCCGGAAATTCGCTTGACTGGCCAGATTATCCGTTTTGCTCGAAACGATGTCGCACCATCGATTTGGGTCGCTGGTTGGATGAGGCGTATCGAGTTCCGCGCTCGAACGATCACGACGAAGCGGATTCCGCGCCGCATCCAGAAGATTATGACGAATAA
- the trpE gene encoding anthranilate synthase component I encodes MKYRPSFEEFQQLAQGYTLVPIYRTLTGDTLTPVTAFCKIEDPEWSFLFESVVGGERHGRYSFLGGAPFLHFEAYDRQVRVQKLGSPGSMEQFESENPMQVLADLLQRFRAPHVPGLPRFCGGAVGYAGYDSVRYLERLPNPPSDDRHLPDLCFGFYDRMVIFDHISKTISVVAHAHVDANDMRGSYDRACSAIDAIVDKLQHGPVTLSLSDISPAGRSTREFQSNFTREEFEAAVLKCKEYIYAGDIFQVVLSQRLRTETTATAFDIYRALRVLNPSPFMFFVKAWPLSLVGSSPEIMVRLDDGEVTVRPLAGTRRRGKDHEEDTKLAEELFNDPKERAEHIMLVDLARNDIGRVSQFGSVRLDDLLTVERYSHVMHLSSSVSGMIKPECTALDALRMCLPAGTLSGAPKVRAMEVIDELEPHRRGPYGGAVGYIDFSGNMDTCIALRTMVLLGQTAYLQAGAGVVADSIPANEYEETLNKAMSLLRAIEVAETQL; translated from the coding sequence ATGAAGTATCGGCCGAGCTTCGAGGAATTCCAACAATTGGCTCAAGGCTATACCTTGGTGCCGATCTACCGGACGCTTACGGGCGACACATTGACGCCTGTGACGGCATTCTGCAAGATCGAGGATCCTGAGTGGTCGTTCTTGTTTGAGAGCGTCGTTGGCGGGGAACGACACGGGCGATACAGCTTTCTGGGCGGCGCTCCGTTTCTGCACTTCGAAGCCTACGATCGCCAAGTTCGCGTGCAGAAACTCGGCTCGCCGGGCAGCATGGAGCAGTTCGAGTCCGAAAACCCGATGCAAGTGCTTGCCGACTTGCTGCAACGCTTTCGGGCACCACACGTTCCGGGGTTGCCCCGATTCTGCGGCGGCGCGGTCGGTTACGCTGGCTACGATAGTGTCCGCTATTTGGAGCGGCTGCCCAATCCGCCTTCGGATGATCGCCATTTGCCCGATCTTTGCTTCGGGTTCTATGATCGCATGGTGATTTTCGATCACATTTCCAAGACGATTTCGGTTGTCGCGCATGCCCATGTCGATGCCAACGATATGCGAGGCAGTTACGATCGTGCCTGCAGCGCGATTGATGCGATTGTCGACAAACTGCAGCATGGACCGGTGACGCTGTCGCTGTCCGATATCTCCCCGGCTGGGCGATCGACCCGCGAATTTCAATCGAACTTCACCCGCGAAGAATTCGAAGCGGCGGTCTTGAAGTGCAAGGAATACATCTACGCTGGAGATATTTTCCAAGTCGTTCTCTCGCAACGACTTCGGACTGAGACGACTGCCACCGCGTTTGATATTTATCGGGCCTTGCGGGTGCTGAATCCCAGTCCGTTTATGTTCTTTGTGAAGGCGTGGCCGCTTTCGTTGGTCGGCAGCTCGCCCGAAATCATGGTGCGACTGGACGATGGTGAGGTGACCGTGCGACCGTTGGCGGGCACTCGCCGGCGTGGCAAAGACCACGAAGAAGATACGAAGTTGGCCGAAGAATTGTTCAATGATCCGAAAGAACGGGCGGAGCATATCATGCTCGTCGATCTCGCCCGCAATGATATCGGTCGGGTGAGTCAATTCGGCTCGGTGAGATTGGACGACCTGTTGACCGTTGAACGCTATTCCCATGTGATGCACCTCTCCAGCAGCGTCAGCGGGATGATCAAACCCGAATGCACGGCGTTGGATGCTCTGCGGATGTGCTTGCCGGCGGGAACCTTGTCGGGCGCTCCGAAAGTCCGGGCGATGGAAGTAATCGACGAATTGGAACCGCACCGACGTGGGCCGTATGGCGGGGCGGTGGGGTATATCGATTTTTCCGGAAATATGGATACCTGTATTGCGCTGCGAACGATGGTGCTGCTGGGGCAAACCGCGTATCTGCAAGCGGGTGCAGGAGTTGTGGCGGATAGTATTCCCGCGAATGAGTATGAAGAGACGCTCAACAAAGCGATGAGCTTGCTGCGAGCGATTGAAGTTGCCGAGACACAGTTATGA
- the hemH gene encoding ferrochelatase, whose product MKSDVGILLLQLGTPDAPYAGPVRRYLSEFLTDPRVIEVPRVIWWPLLNGIILTTRPWSSAKKYRRVWDKGVPGSPLRYYSQRQQDLVAERFPQAHVRYAMTYGNPQIKTVVKEMLEAGVERIIVLPMFPQYSATTTAACTDMLFRIMLKVRHQPSIRIVPPYYLHPAYLDALKGIIQENREKLPWSADYCVLSYHGIPKKYAQKGDPYATQVSRTTRALTERLGWKRGTFIQTYQSRFGPAAWLKPYTDDTLERLAHEGKKKVFVAMPGFTADCLETIDEIGYEALEEFHEAGGEDLVACPCLNDDPRWIDALEQIIHEEGAGWIPKAR is encoded by the coding sequence ATGAAATCGGACGTTGGTATTCTCTTGCTACAGCTTGGCACGCCGGATGCCCCCTACGCTGGCCCCGTGCGTCGCTATTTGTCGGAGTTTCTCACCGACCCTCGCGTCATCGAAGTCCCCCGAGTCATCTGGTGGCCGTTGCTCAACGGCATCATTCTCACCACCCGCCCCTGGTCTTCGGCCAAGAAGTATCGCCGAGTCTGGGATAAAGGCGTGCCCGGTTCGCCACTGCGATATTACTCCCAACGGCAGCAAGACTTGGTTGCCGAGCGATTCCCACAGGCACATGTGCGCTATGCCATGACCTATGGCAATCCGCAGATCAAAACCGTCGTCAAAGAAATGCTCGAAGCAGGCGTCGAACGAATCATCGTCCTGCCCATGTTCCCGCAATACTCGGCGACAACGACCGCAGCCTGCACCGACATGCTATTCCGAATCATGCTGAAGGTTCGCCATCAGCCATCCATCCGGATTGTGCCCCCCTATTATCTCCATCCTGCCTATTTGGATGCACTCAAGGGGATCATTCAAGAAAATCGGGAAAAACTTCCCTGGTCCGCCGATTACTGCGTGCTGAGCTATCACGGCATTCCCAAGAAATACGCCCAGAAGGGCGATCCCTACGCGACCCAAGTCTCCCGCACCACACGGGCACTGACCGAGCGATTGGGATGGAAGCGTGGCACGTTCATTCAGACGTATCAATCCCGATTCGGTCCCGCCGCATGGCTCAAACCGTACACCGATGACACGCTGGAACGATTAGCACACGAAGGCAAGAAAAAAGTGTTCGTCGCCATGCCCGGCTTCACCGCCGATTGCTTGGAAACCATCGACGAAATTGGCTACGAAGCCTTGGAAGAGTTTCACGAAGCCGGCGGCGAGGATTTGGTCGCCTGCCCCTGCTTGAACGATGACCCGCGCTGGATCGACGCCTTAGAACAGATCATCCACGAAGAAGGTGCAGGCTGGATTCCCAAGGCACGCTGA
- a CDS encoding vWA domain-containing protein, with protein sequence MVYNRHRSRVPVTVWVVSVGVHLLLAVALMGAIRGSLWDRPDRDPNELMQSEVRIEWYAPEEVHEVSIPTRVIIPPNLPRVEKPEPSKSLLRNELPANAPAGNGVSGNASGTKNHATGAAEGNGAGANGAGTGASGSPNGTGASRFAPTLLHQPAQVGQSIVYVIDASASMGVAGRYERAVDCVLHTLRASAPDSRFQVVVYASDATILPILGRTELIPMSPQAIEHAERLLRAWQPEGGSSHFVGIRKGLSLESDALVLMSDAEGMPAEQIQRIQQLNHRRSVVHTLLLAPDRDSAHWNSPMAQLSRLNRGSFRVLLSR encoded by the coding sequence ATGGTCTACAACCGCCATCGTTCGCGTGTTCCGGTGACCGTTTGGGTTGTCTCGGTGGGGGTACATCTGCTGCTCGCGGTGGCCCTGATGGGGGCGATTCGCGGTTCGCTTTGGGATCGCCCGGATCGTGATCCGAATGAGCTGATGCAAAGCGAGGTTCGGATCGAGTGGTATGCCCCGGAAGAAGTCCACGAAGTGAGCATTCCGACGCGGGTGATCATTCCGCCGAATTTGCCGCGTGTCGAGAAACCCGAACCGAGTAAGTCGTTGCTACGGAACGAGTTACCGGCAAATGCCCCTGCTGGAAATGGTGTCTCGGGGAATGCTTCGGGGACCAAGAACCATGCGACCGGAGCTGCGGAAGGCAACGGTGCGGGAGCGAATGGCGCGGGTACAGGGGCTTCCGGCTCCCCAAATGGGACGGGGGCGAGTCGATTCGCACCGACCTTGTTGCACCAGCCGGCGCAAGTGGGACAATCGATTGTTTATGTGATCGATGCGTCGGCGAGCATGGGAGTCGCTGGTCGCTACGAGCGGGCTGTTGATTGCGTTCTGCACACGCTGCGAGCATCGGCACCCGATTCGCGGTTCCAAGTCGTTGTCTATGCCAGTGATGCGACGATTTTGCCGATTCTTGGGCGTACCGAACTGATTCCGATGTCGCCGCAAGCGATTGAGCATGCCGAGCGATTGTTGCGAGCTTGGCAGCCGGAAGGCGGGAGTTCGCATTTCGTTGGGATTCGCAAAGGGCTGAGCCTGGAATCCGATGCGCTGGTGCTGATGAGCGATGCCGAAGGGATGCCCGCCGAGCAGATTCAACGCATCCAGCAGTTGAATCATCGTCGCTCGGTGGTTCACACGTTATTGCTGGCTCCTGACCGTGATTCTGCCCATTGGAATTCGCCAATGGCTCAACTCTCCCGATTGAACCGAGGCAGCTTTCGCGTCCTGTTGAGCCGCTAA
- a CDS encoding FmdB family zinc ribbon protein → MPTYDYVCDACGHRFEEVQSFSAEKLTTCPKCGQEKLRRLFGTGAAVLFKGSGFYETDYRSESYKAAAKKDETASSPPPPAAPPASPPPPPPASSPGSGS, encoded by the coding sequence ATGCCGACGTATGACTATGTCTGCGATGCATGCGGGCATCGCTTCGAGGAAGTGCAATCGTTTTCTGCCGAGAAGCTGACGACCTGTCCCAAATGTGGCCAGGAAAAGTTGCGTCGCTTATTCGGCACCGGTGCGGCCGTGCTGTTCAAAGGCTCGGGATTCTACGAGACCGATTACCGTAGCGAATCGTACAAAGCCGCTGCCAAGAAGGATGAAACGGCCAGCAGCCCGCCACCGCCGGCCGCTCCGCCCGCATCTCCGCCACCCCCGCCCCCAGCATCATCGCCGGGTTCGGGATCGTAA
- a CDS encoding efflux RND transporter periplasmic adaptor subunit → MTPPPPDPIAAETPPSPSVPPAGRHLTIFSIGMVIVSIALVVILFVVEIEASVPASGVIRSRSSTTVTADQPGNWLPSAEVWLPGTTRAGGEIIGQISGRPIPLPMLPTERLWMLVESLPDSGSQLEPMQTIAAMIPVNAGTLDPLDVEVEMEVPEKYAGELELGQGVRFRAVMYPSRIYGFAAGTLRAIEPIVRRPVAGEPFVRAIARVDRSPFPMRLGASIEATIILGKRSTYRVILDH, encoded by the coding sequence GTGACACCGCCGCCGCCTGATCCCATCGCCGCTGAAACACCCCCTTCGCCAAGCGTTCCTCCCGCCGGTCGCCACCTGACGATTTTTTCCATCGGCATGGTGATTGTCTCGATCGCATTAGTCGTGATTCTGTTTGTCGTCGAGATCGAAGCGAGTGTGCCCGCCTCTGGGGTGATTCGCAGTCGCTCTTCAACCACGGTCACGGCCGATCAGCCTGGGAATTGGCTGCCCAGCGCAGAGGTCTGGCTGCCCGGCACCACTCGCGCCGGCGGCGAGATCATCGGTCAGATTTCCGGTCGGCCAATTCCCTTACCGATGCTTCCAACCGAACGATTGTGGATGCTGGTGGAATCTCTGCCGGATTCGGGGTCGCAACTGGAACCGATGCAGACCATCGCCGCGATGATCCCCGTGAATGCCGGAACACTCGACCCGCTGGATGTCGAAGTCGAAATGGAAGTGCCGGAAAAGTATGCTGGGGAATTGGAATTGGGGCAGGGCGTTCGGTTTCGAGCCGTGATGTATCCCTCTCGCATCTATGGATTTGCGGCAGGGACACTTCGCGCGATTGAGCCAATTGTGCGTCGGCCGGTTGCAGGAGAGCCGTTCGTTCGAGCCATCGCTCGAGTCGATCGCTCACCGTTTCCAATGCGGTTAGGAGCAAGCATCGAGGCAACCATCATTTTGGGCAAACGGTCCACCTACCGGGTAATTTTGGATCACTGA